In Mus musculus strain C57BL/6J chromosome 9, GRCm38.p6 C57BL/6J, one genomic interval encodes:
- the Cln6 gene encoding ceroid-lipofuscinosis neuronal protein 6 translates to MEAATRRRQLLGAAGGPGVAFVQARHGSVKAEDKDRTAPFHLDLWFYFTLQNWVLDFGRPIAMLVFPIQWFPLNKPSVGDYFHMTYNIITPFLLLKLIERSPRTLPRSIVYVSIITFIMGASIHLVGDSVNHRLLFSGYQHHLSVRENPIIKNLKPETLIDSFELLYYYDEYLGHCMWYIPFFLILFMYFSGCFTTCKAESHMPGPALLLVVPSGLYYWYLVTEGQIFILFIFTFFAMLALVLHQKRRRLFLDSNGLFLLYSFALTLSLVALWVAWLWNDPVLRKKYPGVIYVPEPWAFYTLHVSSQQ, encoded by the exons ATGGAGGCGGCGACGCGGAGGCGGCAGCTCCTCGGAGCGGCGGGCGGCCCCGGTGTCGCGTTCGTGCAGGCCAG GCATGGCTCTGTGAAGGCCGAGGACAAAGACCGCACAGCCCCCTTCCATCTTGACCTCTGGTTCTACTTCACACTGCAGAACTGGGTTCTGGACTTTGGCCGCCCCATTGCCATG CTGGTATTCCCGATCCAGTGGTTTCCTCTCAACAAGCCAAGTGTCGGGGACTACTTTCACATGACCTACAACATCATCACGCCCTTCCTGCTGCTAAAG CTTATTGAGCGGTCCCCCCGAACGCTGCCGCGGTCTATAGTCTATGTCAGCATCATCACTTTCATCATGGGAGCCAGCATCCACCTGGTGGGAGACTCAGTCAACCATCGCCTGCTCTTCAGTGGGTACCAGCACCACCTGTCCGTCAGAGAGAACCCCATTATCAAGAACCTCAAGCCGGAGACTCTG ATCGACTCCTTTGAGCTGTTGTACTACTATGACGAGTACCTGGGCCACTGCATGTG GTACAtccccttcttcctcatcctcttcatgTACTTCAGTGGCTGTTTCACCACCTGCAAGGCTGAGAGCCACATGCCAGGACCTGCCCTGCTCCTGGTGGTGCCCAGTGGTCTGTACTACTG GTACCTGGTCACCGAGGGCCAGATCTTCATCCTCTTCATCTTCACCTTCTTCGCCATGCTGGCTCTCGTCTTGCACCAGAAGCGCAGGCGCCTCTTCCTGGACAGCAACGGCCTCTTCCTCTTGTATTCCTTCGCGCTCACCCTCTCACTGGTGGCTCTGTGGGTGGCTTGGCTGTGGAATGACCCTGTACTCAGAAAGAAGTACCCTGGTGTCATCTATGTTCCTGAGCCCTGGGCCTTCTACACACTCCACGTTAGCAGTCAACAGTGA